In Pseudophryne corroboree isolate aPseCor3 chromosome 2, aPseCor3.hap2, whole genome shotgun sequence, the sequence tactcaacctgtatagctttTGCATTATACAATTTCAATTTAAAAGTGACATACAGATGGTTCCCAGCCACTAGCCGCTATACTGGTGCAGGACTTAACACGGGCGGGATTAGTGCCGCTGTGTTTGGAGGCTGCTTTGCTAAATTTTAGATTTGTCTctaaggatggagagggtgaccttccGGTGCCCCGTcggcttgctctaatcaaataacttgagacgagacttgtaattttgtgcaaagaataaatggtcacagctttatttccacctaataccaaaaaacacaccattgcagggtaaaaaggagaggaagCGGTGCACGGCTCTCCCGCTGTTTAGAGAAATGACTGGGGCGTGCCTTACGCCGCCTTACCGGCGACGGCCACGCCCCCTCCTCGCCTGATGCGTACCCGGCCCGCCCTTGCGGGCCGACAGACCACGCCCCCTGCGCTGGGggaccagctaccatgcgcataacaccctaccacggcgcgcaacccgtatggcccctgccgcatttagctggagccaggcgtacggcctactaattggtgacttatgcaaggcattctgacaatcccccattaccatgccttgtgcaccgctccttccCCGCCACACGAGGTCCCAGCGACCTGCGGACCGAAGCCCCACCCTGCGCTACCAACGCAAACCCTCCAACGCATCCTGCAACGCATTGTTGAAGATATCAAGGCCTATGTCCGACAGGTGCACCCCATCGTGCCTGTAAAAACCCTCACATCTCCCTGCAAGGTCACTGTGGTGTATATCGCTTCCCCCATTGGCTGTGACCACTTTACCGATGGCCGCATTGACTTTCTTCCTAGCTCTGTCTATTCCGTGCCCTGACCTAGCCCCCCTCCAGGCTAGTCGCGGGATAATTTTTGACCAGACTATGCGCACGTTGCTCCACCGCCCTTTTATCCAGACAATGTCCTCCCTGGCCTGCCTGATCAGGTCTAGCGACTTTGTTTTCCCGATATCGTTTCCCCCAAGGTGCAACACCAACACGTCGGGCTTTCCCAATGCCCGCTCGGCCTTGAGCCAGGCCTCCCTGGCCTGCTCCCATACCATGCCCCTGTTGCCCAGCCAAAAAACTGCTGCCTCTTCTCGCCTCATCCCAGCTGGCGCCCGTATGGTCTTTTTGCGGCCCGTGCCGCTGCCCAGAATATGTATGAATGGCCGAAGATCCAACACCGCTTCCCGGCGATCCCTGCGAAGAATAGAGGAAGCGGGGGGGAGGGTGTTAGGACAGTCGTCAATTCCCTTTATTGCGGCGGCGTCCTGGCCACCGGCCTGATGTACGATTTGTAACTGTTTGACTTCCACCCCCCTTTCCCCTTTATCTCTTCGGCTGAGCATCCCTGGCTGGCGGCGGATGTTGCCGCGCCGATCCTAAATGAGTGGGTTCCGAACTTCCTCGGGTTCCAGCCTAACTCCTTGATGCATTTTTTAAATATGGCTGTGAACTGGGACCTGGTAAGGGCCGCCTGATCCACATGAATGAGGAAATTCTCGCCCCCTTTTGGCCTGACCTCCACAAATCTTTGTACCGCCTCGATTGGACAGACTGTTGTGTCCGGGTGCCTGCCCAACTGGACCCATCTTCCCTTACCTATCTGGTCTGTTTTTGACTTGTGAATTTTGCATAAGACCGCGCCCTGCGAGGCCGCTACATTTTTTACCAACAGGCCTGTTCCGGCGGCCATTTTTGACTGCGCTACTAGCTCCCCGACCCTAAATGCTCCGCTAAACGCCATGATAAACGCTGCTTTAAACAGTTTTTCCTCGTACTCTCCGTTAGATACTTTCGCCACTATGTGAATAATGCTCTTAAGCCTCTCTATGGTTACTGGCTCCCGGGAGTCCGGTCTCTGTATCTTCGCTCTGGCCCATCCCTTCATCAGTGTGCGCACTACGAATACCTTAGTTAGGTCCTCTTTCCCTAGCAACTTTGAAAAGAAAGATACCCATGCCAGCCTGGTGTTTGCCACTGCCCTTGATGCTCCCTCCTCCTTACTCTTGCCTAAGAATTCCAACAATTGCTGCAGGGGCGCCTGGCCCTCTGAGCTTACATTCCGCTGGAACTGCTGCCATTTCTCCCATGCTGCCACGTACGCTTTCCAGGTCTTTGGCGCCAGGGACCTTTCCACCAGCTCGTTTAAACAGGCTCGgctatctgccaaagatgagaaGGGCATGTTAAACCTTGGCCCCGCGCGAACGGCGCTGCCGCCCTAAGCACCTCCCATTTCTGACGTGACAGCGCGTCCGCGATATCGTTCTCGACTCCTGGTACATGCTTTGCCCTGAATGTGATGTTGTGCCTCAAACATGCCGCTACTAACCACCTCAGCAACCTAATCACCGGTGCGGACGAGGCAGAGTGGCTGTTTATGGCCTGTACCACGCCCATATTGTCGCACCAAAACTGTATGAACTTATTCTCTAGCCTGCGGCCCCAAACCTCTGCGGCTACCACTATAGGAAACAACTCCAAAGCTGCCAAGTTCTTAGTCAAACCGCTGTCCTTCCACCTTTGCGGCCATTCTTCTGCGCACCACTCTCCCTGCAAGTACGCTCCGAAGCCTATggctcctgctgcgtctgtgaaCAGCTGCAGTGCATGGTTTGGCGATATCTTGCTCGGCCACATGCGCACCCCGTTAAACTGTTTCAAGAAATCCTGCCATACTAACAAATCTTCCTT encodes:
- the LOC134991450 gene encoding integrase/recombinase xerD homolog codes for the protein MPFSSLADSRACLNELVERSLAPKTWKAYVAAWEKWQQFQRNVSSEGQAPLQQLLEFLGKSKEEGASRAVANTRLAWVSFFSKLLGKEDLTKVFVVRTLMKGWARAKIQRPDSREPVTIERLKSIIHIVAKVSNGEYEEKLFKAAFIMAFSGAFRVGELVAQSKMAAGTGLLVKNVAASQGAVLCKIHKSKTDQIGKGRWVQLGRHPDTTVCPIEAVQRFVEVRPKGGENFLIHVDQAALTRSQFTAIFKKCIKELGWNPRKFGTHSFRIGAATSAASQGCSAEEIKGKGGWKSNSYKSYIRPVARTPPQ